Part of the Deltaproteobacteria bacterium genome, GGCTGGCGCCGTACAAGCTCTTCCGCGCCTACGTGACTCCGCCCGGCATTCCCGAAGAACGGCTGAAGGCGCTGCAGACCGCGTTCAGGAACACCCTCGACGACCCGGAGTTCATAGAAGCGTCCAGGAAGATCGGCATCGAGATCTCTTATCTGTCCGGGGCCGAGATCCAGTCCCTGGTGAAACAGGTCTTCTCCATCGGGCCCGGGGCCGAAGCGCGGCTGAAGCAGTTGGTCGGGGCGAAATAGGACCGGGGGACGGGACACGAGCGGGCGCTCGAAGCTACAGGACACCGGGAGGCTCGAGGGAGAGCGTATGGAAACGCATATCGCCGAAAGCAACGGCGTGGAGGGCGTCTGGCACGAGTTGGTGGAACTGGTGAACCGGCAGTTCGAGACTCCGCCCTTCCGGCGGCTGCTGGACCTGCGATTCAACCAGGCGCGCGCCCAAGCCCTGTCCATCCAGATGAAGCACTACGTGGCCAACCGGCGTGACTGCTGGGGGTTCGTGGCCGGAGCGGCGCCGCTGAGCGTCAAGCGGCTCATCTGGGAGCACGAGGGCGAGGAACTCATGGGCGACAAGGCCGCGGGCAAGGTCGACCACATTACGCTCGCGGTGCAGGAGGGCAGGATCTTCGGCCTCTCCCCCGAGGACTACGAGCGCGTGCGCCCGCTGGACGCGGCCGTGGCGTGCTTCTACGCGTGGATCCACCTGGCGAAGGACCGCCCCTGGCGCGAGGCGGTGGCGGCGTCGGCGGTGCTGGAGATGCGCAATTCCGACGAACTGGTGCGCGACGGATCGCTGTCCTACCGCGTCGGCAAGAACCTGGAACGCGACCTGGGGATTCCGCTGAAGCGCCAGATCAACAACGCCGAGCACGTGACCGCGGACATAGAGCACGGCCAGCTCCTGCTGGCGGTGGCGCGGGAACACTGT contains:
- a CDS encoding iron-containing redox enzyme family protein, with translation METHIAESNGVEGVWHELVELVNRQFETPPFRRLLDLRFNQARAQALSIQMKHYVANRRDCWGFVAGAAPLSVKRLIWEHEGEELMGDKAAGKVDHITLAVQEGRIFGLSPEDYERVRPLDAAVACFYAWIHLAKDRPWREAVAASAVLEMRNSDELVRDGSLSYRVGKNLERDLGIPLKRQINNAEHVTADIEHGQLLLAVAREHCHTEEDQQALLRGARESLVIDRAYREQLVNMMEALD